The following proteins are encoded in a genomic region of Mycolicibacterium confluentis:
- a CDS encoding maleylpyruvate isomerase family mycothiol-dependent enzyme, whose amino-acid sequence MDYAQEFLNEVSRFGDVVFAADPEATVPSCPGWTMTQLFRHVGRGNRWSAQIVGDRMDTALDPREVREGRPPADDGGARQWLVDGGQALLDAVGSTGADTPVWTFTGPQRADWWVRRRLHEVLVHRADAALAAGVGFEVDGAVAADAISEWLGLAAMLSPGIGESSVHLHATEDGLGSEGEWLITGKAFAHEHAKADAAVRGSAADLLLITTNRRAVADADVEVFGDEQVLQSWLAGSKL is encoded by the coding sequence GTGGATTACGCGCAGGAGTTCCTCAACGAGGTGAGCCGGTTCGGCGACGTCGTCTTCGCGGCCGACCCGGAGGCGACGGTGCCGTCGTGCCCCGGATGGACCATGACCCAACTCTTCCGCCACGTCGGCCGCGGTAACCGCTGGTCCGCCCAGATCGTGGGCGACCGCATGGACACCGCACTGGACCCCCGGGAGGTCCGCGAGGGCAGGCCTCCCGCCGATGACGGCGGTGCGCGGCAGTGGCTCGTCGACGGCGGGCAGGCGCTGCTCGACGCCGTGGGCAGCACCGGCGCCGACACCCCGGTCTGGACATTCACCGGGCCGCAGCGCGCGGACTGGTGGGTGCGGCGTCGCCTGCACGAGGTGCTGGTGCACCGCGCGGACGCGGCGCTGGCCGCTGGCGTCGGCTTCGAGGTGGACGGGGCCGTGGCCGCCGACGCGATCAGCGAATGGCTGGGTCTGGCGGCGATGCTGTCACCGGGAATCGGCGAGTCCTCGGTGCATCTGCACGCCACCGAGGACGGCCTGGGCTCCGAGGGGGAGTGGCTCATCACGGGCAAGGCGTTCGCGCATGAGCACGCGAAGGCCGACGCCGCGGTGCGAGGATCCGCCGCCGACCTGCTGTTGATCACCACCAACCGCCGTGCCGTCGCCGACGCTGACGTCGAGGTGTTCGGTGACGAGCAGGTGCTGCAGTCCTGGTTGGCCGGATCCAAGCTCTGA
- the rfbA gene encoding glucose-1-phosphate thymidylyltransferase RfbA, translated as MRGIILAGGSGTRLYPITKGVSKQLLPVYDKPLIYYPLSTLMMAGIRDILVITTTHDAEAFQRLLGDGSELGIAISYATQDRPDGLAQAFVIGAEHIGTDRVALALGDNIFYGPGLGTNLRRFHDVDGGAIFAYWVADPSAYGVVEFDAAGTAVSLEEKPATPKSHYAVPGLYFYDNDVVDIARSLKPSARGEFEITEINQRYLEQGRLHVDVMARGTAWLDTGTFDSLLDASDFVRTIERRQGLKVSIPEEVAWRMGFIDDEQLAQRAHTLLNSGYGAYLLELLDR; from the coding sequence ATGCGGGGGATCATCCTGGCGGGCGGCTCAGGCACGCGCCTGTACCCGATCACCAAGGGCGTCAGCAAGCAGTTGCTGCCGGTCTACGACAAACCCCTGATCTACTACCCGCTGTCCACCCTGATGATGGCGGGCATCCGCGACATCCTGGTCATCACCACCACCCACGACGCCGAGGCGTTCCAGCGCCTGCTCGGCGACGGGTCCGAACTCGGCATCGCGATCAGCTACGCGACGCAGGACCGGCCCGACGGCCTGGCTCAGGCGTTCGTGATCGGCGCGGAGCACATCGGCACCGACCGGGTGGCGTTGGCCTTGGGTGACAACATCTTCTACGGACCCGGGCTTGGCACCAACCTGCGCAGGTTCCACGACGTGGACGGCGGGGCGATCTTCGCCTACTGGGTGGCCGACCCGTCGGCGTACGGCGTCGTCGAATTCGATGCGGCCGGCACCGCGGTCTCGCTGGAGGAGAAGCCCGCCACCCCGAAGTCGCACTATGCGGTGCCGGGCCTGTACTTCTACGACAACGATGTCGTCGACATCGCCCGCTCATTGAAACCTTCGGCGCGAGGTGAATTCGAGATCACCGAGATCAACCAGAGGTATCTCGAGCAGGGTCGACTGCATGTCGACGTCATGGCCCGCGGTACGGCGTGGCTGGACACCGGCACCTTCGACTCACTGCTGGACGCGAGCGACTTCGTGCGCACCATCGAGCGCAGGCAGGGCCTGAAGGTCTCCATCCCGGAGGAGGTCGCCTGGCGGATGGGGTTCATCGACGACGAGCAGTTGGCGCAGCGCGCCCACACGCTGCTCAACTCCGGGTACGGCGCGTACCTGTTGGAGTTGCTGGACCGGTAG
- a CDS encoding YibE/F family protein — protein MAHSHSHSHSSGPAPLGPLAARVVVVLLIAIGILTVAGAALLWPSQQKADIPLPFQNSSGGAVTTEAGDVRSSVLGDCGSPSSGHVLTANPLPGISGAGECVYAQIEITSGPNRGADTLLEFTPGPGQPNLAAGEHIRIIRQVDPQGVTTYAFYDYERTWPLAGLAVAFAVVIVAVARWRGLRAMIGIAVAFGVLVVFLLPALRDGSPAVPVALVASSAILYAVIYLAHGVSLRTSAALLGTLTSLLLAAGLSWAAIELVHLTGLSEDQNNEVAAYLGHISITGLLLAGFIIGSLGVLNDVTVTQASTAFELANVGENTSRRAVFAGAMRVGRDHIASTVYTLVLAYAGSSLPLLLLFSVANRSLSDVLTSEAVAIEIARSAVGGIALALSVPLTTAIAAALATGPATPTGTRRTRS, from the coding sequence GTGGCCCACTCGCATTCTCATTCCCACAGCTCGGGACCCGCGCCCCTGGGCCCGTTGGCGGCCAGGGTCGTGGTCGTCCTGCTGATCGCGATCGGCATCCTCACCGTCGCCGGCGCAGCGCTGCTGTGGCCCAGCCAGCAGAAGGCTGACATCCCGTTGCCCTTCCAGAACTCCTCGGGCGGGGCGGTGACCACCGAGGCCGGGGACGTCCGCTCCAGCGTCCTCGGCGACTGCGGCAGTCCGTCCTCGGGCCATGTGCTCACCGCGAATCCCCTGCCCGGCATCTCGGGCGCCGGAGAATGTGTGTACGCCCAGATCGAGATCACCTCCGGCCCCAATCGCGGCGCCGACACGCTGCTCGAGTTCACGCCCGGGCCCGGCCAGCCGAATCTCGCTGCGGGCGAACATATCCGGATCATCCGCCAGGTCGATCCCCAAGGCGTCACGACGTATGCGTTCTACGACTACGAGCGCACCTGGCCGCTGGCCGGCCTGGCCGTCGCGTTCGCGGTGGTGATCGTCGCGGTGGCCCGGTGGAGAGGGCTGCGGGCCATGATCGGCATCGCCGTGGCCTTCGGCGTTCTGGTGGTGTTTCTGCTGCCGGCCCTGCGCGACGGTTCGCCTGCGGTGCCCGTGGCACTGGTGGCGTCCTCGGCGATCCTCTACGCGGTGATCTACCTTGCGCACGGCGTGAGCCTGCGGACCAGCGCGGCCCTGCTCGGCACGTTGACGTCCCTGCTGCTCGCGGCCGGGCTGTCGTGGGCGGCAATCGAACTGGTTCATCTGACCGGCCTGTCCGAGGACCAGAACAACGAGGTGGCGGCGTATCTGGGCCACATCTCGATCACCGGCCTGCTGCTCGCCGGGTTCATCATCGGCTCCCTCGGCGTGCTCAACGACGTGACCGTGACGCAGGCCTCGACGGCGTTCGAGCTGGCGAACGTCGGTGAGAACACCTCGCGGCGCGCGGTTTTCGCCGGTGCGATGCGGGTGGGCCGCGATCACATCGCCAGCACGGTGTACACGCTGGTGTTGGCGTACGCGGGCAGTTCACTGCCACTGCTGCTGCTGTTCAGTGTGGCCAACCGTTCGCTGAGCGACGTGTTGACCAGTGAGGCCGTGGCCATCGAGATCGCACGGTCCGCTGTCGGCGGCATCGCGTTGGCGCTGTCGGTGCCGTTGACGACGGCGATCGCCGCGGCCCTGGCTACCGGTCCAGCAACTCCAACAGGTACGCGCCGTACCCGGAGTTGA
- a CDS encoding nuclear transport factor 2 family protein codes for MTTSEIATVLAWHDALNERDFETLLNLSSDDIEIGDASGAAQGLAALRDWAQNAPTSVTVGDLYVHDGVVVAEQTLGDGTSQATAFRVVHDHVTSAFRHDDLASALAATDLTEDDLDA; via the coding sequence ATGACGACTTCGGAGATCGCCACCGTCCTGGCTTGGCACGACGCGCTCAACGAGCGGGACTTCGAGACGCTGCTCAACTTGTCCAGCGACGACATCGAGATCGGGGACGCGAGTGGCGCCGCGCAGGGCCTCGCCGCCCTGCGTGACTGGGCGCAGAACGCGCCGACGTCGGTCACCGTCGGCGACCTGTACGTGCACGACGGCGTCGTGGTCGCCGAACAGACGTTGGGCGACGGCACGTCGCAGGCCACGGCGTTCCGGGTGGTTCACGACCACGTGACGTCGGCGTTCCGGCACGACGACCTGGCCTCGGCACTCGCGGCCACCGACCTCACCGAGGACGACCTGGACGCCTGA